From the Pomacea canaliculata isolate SZHN2017 linkage group LG4, ASM307304v1, whole genome shotgun sequence genome, one window contains:
- the LOC112563143 gene encoding uncharacterized protein LOC112563143 has product MLTKVVGTNVCVRSALRLAVAVVAVCLALMPLPSASLPLNDIIGEASAQARREHQLVKRAATLCERPSNLEQMFQALNSQINLTQFLRPAVNNIVLTQPNLSPSSSYEMISDPSVSKTCPSSIVKVASAPLSDRSSCPFYFDILRLPEGFYPSTLYFAKCKCQECVGTPSMSCEPVKTRITVLRPSGCKEGLQLMQEDTLEIPTSCTCAYKGAVVGTTAANIPPSVE; this is encoded by the exons ATGCTCACCAAAGTCGTCGGCACCAACGTTTGTGTGCGCAGCGCCCTCCGCCTTGCAGTCGCTGTCGTCGCTGTGTGCTTGGCTTTGATGCCGCTACCCAGCGCGTCCTTGCCTCTCAACGACATCATCGGAGAAGCATCAGCCCAAGCCAGGCGAGAGCACCAGCTCGTCAAGCGCGCCGCCACCTTGTGCGAACGTCCATCCAACCTGGAGCAGATGTTCCAGGCCCTCAACTCCCAG atAAACCTTACGCAGTTCCTTCGCCCTGCTGTCAACAACATAGTCTTGACACAGCCCAACCTCAGTCCGAGCAGCAGCTACGAAATGATCTCCGATCCCTCAGTGAGCAAGACCTGCCCCAGCTCCATCGTAAAGGTGGCTTCTGCCCCGCTGTCGGACCGCTCCTCCTGTCCTTTTTACTTCGACATTCTGCGTCTGCCTGAAGGCTTCTACCCTTCAACCCTCTACTTCGCCAAGTGCAAGTGCCAGGAGTGTGTGGGCACCCCCTCCATGAGCTGTGAGCCTGTCAAAACCCGCATCACTGTCCTCAGGCCCAGTGGCTGCAAAGAGGGGCTGCAACTGATGCAGGAGGATACCCTGGAGATCCCCACCTCTTGCACCTGTGCCTATAAAGGAGCTGTCGTAGGCACGACTGCTGCAAACATTCCTCCGTCAGTGGAGTAA